The following coding sequences lie in one Levilactobacillus zymae genomic window:
- a CDS encoding TrbC/VirB2 family protein, whose product MNILDMAIYTHFPKLATAMISNPVMLASVGNEKAVKGTTSVINKVGSALQIIGYAGGVVAIIACALVMMLVGQSKRESIKGHLAIIMGCIVLIFAAGALGSFLKGYSKSSF is encoded by the coding sequence ATGAATATTTTAGATATGGCTATCTATACCCATTTCCCAAAACTAGCGACCGCAATGATTTCTAATCCGGTTATGTTGGCTTCGGTGGGTAATGAGAAGGCCGTCAAGGGAACTACTAGTGTGATCAATAAGGTTGGTTCTGCTTTACAAATCATTGGTTATGCCGGTGGTGTGGTCGCAATTATCGCTTGTGCCTTGGTTATGATGCTTGTTGGGCAGAGTAAGCGGGAGTCCATCAAGGGTCACTTGGCGATTATCATGGGGTGTATCGTGTTGATTTTTGCCGCGGGGGCTTTGGGATCATTTCTCAAGGGTTACTCCAAGTCTAGTTTTTAA
- the mazE gene encoding type II toxin-antitoxin system PemI/MazE family antitoxin, whose protein sequence is MTVKARKQGNSLMITVPADFKVKENAEYQPVMDSNGILSFIPTHKNIFEQNPDYDFQAALKEMNLADNGEMVGKENVWE, encoded by the coding sequence ATGACAGTAAAAGCTCGAAAACAAGGTAATTCGCTAATGATTACAGTTCCAGCCGACTTCAAGGTTAAAGAGAACGCGGAATATCAACCTGTTATGGATAGTAATGGGATTTTATCATTTATCCCGACTCACAAGAATATCTTTGAACAAAATCCCGATTATGACTTTCAGGCAGCGCTTAAAGAAATGAATTTGGCCGATAACGGAGAAATGGTCGGTAAAGAAAATGTTTGGGAATAA
- a CDS encoding class A sortase, with translation MEPSRRNFRDKGKGKFVVWKRILRIFFVVLILTVAGGVCFWLLDPNALGNYVAQSRVTQGNRMRVGQVKHGKHGSKGYVYGTNSRASGDISQQQLARDARAGYPLKKLGEIAIPAQSGMRVGVHVSIFQGTSVTALAYGAGTAIVNEKMGQGNYALSAHNMANNSTYFSPLQNELSANQRPYIFVTDHKRIYEYRVFSQNNQPKGKFIVPLTDTAVLDQPANDHPQITLTTCYEIPPDYANAQNRVIVKGGLVRSVSWHEAPSSQKKLFFNRQ, from the coding sequence ATGGAACCTTCACGACGAAATTTTAGGGATAAAGGTAAAGGTAAATTCGTTGTTTGGAAACGAATACTGAGGATCTTTTTTGTGGTTCTAATCCTAACGGTCGCTGGTGGTGTTTGTTTTTGGTTACTTGATCCGAATGCTTTGGGTAATTATGTTGCTCAGTCTCGAGTGACTCAAGGCAACCGTATGCGAGTTGGTCAGGTTAAACATGGAAAGCATGGCAGTAAGGGTTATGTTTACGGCACTAATTCGCGAGCTTCAGGTGATATTTCACAACAACAATTAGCTAGGGACGCCCGCGCCGGCTACCCCCTTAAAAAGCTGGGTGAAATTGCCATACCGGCTCAATCCGGTATGCGGGTGGGTGTGCACGTCTCTATTTTTCAAGGAACCAGTGTTACCGCTCTTGCGTATGGGGCTGGAACAGCGATTGTCAATGAAAAAATGGGACAAGGAAATTATGCTTTGTCGGCTCACAATATGGCGAATAACTCAACGTACTTCTCACCGTTACAAAACGAGTTAAGTGCGAACCAACGGCCGTATATCTTTGTAACCGATCATAAGCGGATTTATGAGTATCGGGTGTTTAGTCAGAACAACCAGCCCAAAGGCAAGTTTATTGTGCCATTGACTGATACGGCGGTTTTAGACCAACCGGCCAATGATCACCCACAAATTACATTGACCACTTGTTACGAGATTCCACCTGACTATGCCAATGCGCAGAATCGAGTCATCGTAAAGGGTGGTTTGGTGCGGAGTGTGAGTTGGCACGAGGCGCCTTCAAGCCAGAAGAAGCTATTCTTTAATCGCCAATAA
- a CDS encoding helix-turn-helix transcriptional regulator: MNKLISAVAVRKERENCGWTQQKLAERAGVLQSMITRVEKGANISMNTISKITNVFWKIS; the protein is encoded by the coding sequence ATGAATAAATTAATAAGTGCGGTTGCCGTCCGTAAAGAGCGTGAGAATTGCGGCTGGACCCAGCAAAAACTGGCAGAACGAGCAGGAGTTCTACAATCAATGATTACACGAGTTGAGAAGGGAGCAAATATCAGCATGAATACAATCTCTAAAATTACGAACGTTTTTTGGAAAATCAGTTAA
- a CDS encoding putative holin-like toxin → MLLFGTFLIALLSYIDKRNK, encoded by the coding sequence ATGTTGCTGTTTGGCACGTTTTTAATTGCGCTACTCAGTTATATCGACAAACGCAACAAATAA
- a CDS encoding ISL3 family transposase: MNPIDNNIKFSLSIKDPNVIFFSYKHQFIKSKPAKVYVANVKATYTRCPQCGFENFSHNGHYVSRVSYPSANASEPVYLELHKERLICKNCGNSVMATTDLVNKYCNISKATRQKIFMHLQDDRTQTSIALDNSVSPSTVCRYLDNYDDLFRRNYHSLPEHLSMDEFRGVGGDFHFLCINGDGDHEIQQILPDRFKQTIIDYFNKFDSTARKQVKTVSLDLNSYYQDIARLVFPNAKIIVDRFHIVAMMTRSFNQSRVQIMKEYKKQSKEYRMLKFSWKLYLKHFDELEIKKTFFDRHLRKQVTQLERVQLGLDVDERLLNTYNAMQGIMICLKNHDKDGLVQYLYNNDKLSSQMKDVLTTFKKNLEIVLNASESKYSNGPIEGINRMIKQIQRTAFGFRNYHHLVSRVKLQQMRTKPNKKTLLEVA, from the coding sequence ATGAACCCTATAGATAATAATATAAAATTTTCACTCAGTATTAAAGACCCAAATGTTATTTTTTTCAGTTATAAGCATCAATTCATAAAATCAAAACCTGCTAAAGTCTATGTTGCCAATGTAAAAGCCACTTATACAAGGTGTCCTCAATGTGGTTTTGAAAACTTTAGTCATAACGGACACTATGTGTCACGCGTTTCATATCCGTCGGCCAACGCTAGTGAGCCCGTCTATCTTGAACTTCATAAAGAACGATTAATCTGTAAAAATTGTGGAAACTCGGTAATGGCAACAACAGACCTCGTCAATAAGTATTGTAATATTTCCAAAGCTACCAGACAAAAAATATTCATGCATCTTCAGGATGATCGTACTCAGACTAGTATTGCTTTAGATAATAGTGTTTCTCCCAGTACCGTTTGTCGCTATTTAGACAACTATGATGATCTATTTCGGAGAAATTATCATTCTTTACCTGAGCACTTATCTATGGATGAATTTCGTGGTGTTGGCGGCGATTTCCACTTTCTTTGTATTAACGGTGATGGTGATCATGAAATTCAACAGATCCTACCGGATCGCTTTAAACAAACTATTATTGATTACTTTAATAAGTTTGACAGCACCGCTAGAAAGCAAGTAAAGACAGTTTCTCTGGACCTTAATAGTTACTATCAAGATATCGCCAGATTGGTATTTCCAAATGCCAAAATAATTGTCGATCGTTTTCATATTGTTGCGATGATGACTAGATCTTTTAACCAAAGTCGCGTTCAAATTATGAAAGAATACAAGAAACAATCCAAGGAATATCGGATGCTTAAATTCTCCTGGAAACTTTATTTAAAACACTTCGATGAGCTTGAGATTAAAAAAACATTTTTCGATCGACACCTTAGGAAACAAGTAACTCAACTCGAAAGAGTTCAGTTAGGTCTAGATGTTGATGAAAGACTGTTAAATACTTATAACGCCATGCAAGGCATTATGATATGTCTTAAAAATCACGACAAAGATGGTCTTGTTCAATATTTATATAACAACGATAAGCTTAGCTCGCAAATGAAAGATGTTTTAACCACATTTAAAAAGAATCTTGAAATAGTCCTCAATGCCAGTGAATCAAAGTATTCTAATGGTCCAATTGAAGGGATCAATAGAATGATTAAGCAAATTCAAAGAACTGCCTTCGGTTTCCGAAATTATCACCACTTAGTTTCAAGAGTTAAATTACAACAAATGAGAACCAAACCAAACAAAAAGACACTGTTAGAAGTTGCATAA
- a CDS encoding isopeptide-forming domain-containing fimbrial protein yields MRSKVRNLCKTAFILTAILGSASVTMGLNTNQVKADSKTPSKIDSKTPFPDGTKQGLLLSPDTDDTPVSVQYTGDTGKNVTLKTIKAGTGTYASFNQKYGSQLASFSMATGDSELSGISLTAQYGVVGETTSGDPVTAKVEISNMKRAVSWQQGNINTTVYAPGVEFSNNLYSGFDSKGIQSMDFKITFTDQKTNKDLEFNKDAYLSWNSLNPNATNQYGNGHAVESVAYLNNDGNNDSYITKDSVIEQYKSPVDSSLTLTGGVATPNQSYDAAAAEDALGAPRFNKHSVSYPLTGTTQDFSVNSFNPSLFNASPVLSKSNGQDYWFAPSTATVFTPTPDKPTKKVVDPDTKADMDKQQVKDGQKLQYQVSQKVNYLGKDTLERYTSMDWKDKLPAQFTYKSAYLVDAKGNKVTADTFKADSKSDSNSSSTSNASSSNSNSSSSSSSNSSSSSSSNNNSSSDNSKTADWAGTATSDKATNTVDYSASSDFLKAMPMNGETYTLVIDGVVDSGGKTSTLTNTGDVIIDGNSQETNTVTNNTVPPIASKLSKTVTDTSGKTGTTGNVEAGKDYAYTLTADITDKYTINNIDISDPLAAVQEYKGATVTSDGKDVTSDGTLAFDKATNTVDWKAKSPKDFSGKELSMKITVQLKKDADLSKYIGSDGKISIPNVATLDVDGSKTPSNPTSVTPPTVKPTAHKFVQLTGDTPTAAAASDNASESKNTNSSSDKTSGSDNNSISTSSSKDSDDSQSTSTSSNKNDSASSDTSSSTKTSN; encoded by the coding sequence ATGAGAAGCAAAGTACGTAATTTATGTAAAACAGCCTTTATTTTAACGGCAATTCTGGGTTCGGCCTCGGTAACAATGGGATTAAATACGAATCAAGTCAAGGCTGATAGTAAAACGCCGTCTAAGATTGATTCAAAGACGCCGTTTCCCGATGGCACAAAACAAGGGCTATTGTTGTCACCTGATACAGACGATACACCAGTATCAGTACAGTATACGGGAGATACTGGCAAAAATGTGACCCTAAAAACCATTAAAGCTGGTACCGGGACGTATGCGTCATTCAATCAGAAATACGGTTCACAATTGGCTTCATTTTCAATGGCTACTGGAGATAGTGAGCTAAGTGGGATTAGTCTTACCGCGCAATATGGCGTGGTTGGTGAAACGACTAGTGGTGATCCAGTTACTGCTAAAGTTGAAATTTCTAATATGAAGCGGGCAGTATCTTGGCAACAAGGAAATATCAATACGACAGTGTATGCTCCAGGTGTTGAATTTTCCAATAACCTATATAGCGGTTTTGACTCTAAAGGGATTCAGTCCATGGATTTTAAGATTACCTTTACCGATCAAAAAACTAATAAGGATCTTGAATTCAATAAAGATGCCTATCTTAGTTGGAATTCTTTAAACCCAAATGCAACTAATCAGTATGGAAATGGCCATGCGGTTGAATCGGTGGCTTATCTAAACAATGATGGAAATAATGATAGCTACATTACTAAGGACTCGGTGATCGAACAGTATAAATCACCAGTTGATTCCAGCCTGACGTTAACTGGTGGTGTTGCAACACCTAATCAAAGTTATGATGCAGCGGCTGCTGAAGACGCACTTGGCGCACCGAGATTTAATAAACATTCGGTCTCGTATCCTTTGACGGGAACGACACAAGATTTTAGTGTCAATTCCTTCAATCCATCGTTGTTTAATGCTTCGCCAGTTTTATCGAAATCTAATGGTCAAGATTACTGGTTTGCGCCGTCAACAGCCACGGTCTTCACACCAACGCCAGACAAGCCAACCAAGAAGGTTGTCGATCCAGATACTAAGGCAGATATGGATAAACAACAAGTCAAAGACGGGCAAAAGTTACAGTATCAAGTTTCCCAAAAAGTCAATTACTTGGGAAAAGATACCTTGGAACGCTATACTTCAATGGACTGGAAAGACAAGTTGCCCGCCCAGTTTACGTATAAGTCAGCTTATCTGGTTGATGCGAAGGGTAATAAAGTAACGGCTGATACGTTCAAAGCTGATAGTAAGTCAGATAGTAATTCAAGTAGCACAAGCAATGCATCAAGCAGCAACTCGAACTCAAGCAGCAGTTCAAGTAGCAACTCAAGCTCAAGTAGCAGTTCAAATAACAATTCCAGTTCTGATAATTCAAAAACTGCTGATTGGGCTGGAACAGCAACTTCTGATAAGGCCACTAACACGGTCGACTATAGTGCTTCATCAGATTTCTTAAAAGCCATGCCAATGAATGGGGAAACCTATACGCTCGTAATTGATGGAGTGGTTGATTCTGGTGGTAAGACCTCAACTTTGACCAATACGGGAGACGTTATTATTGATGGGAACAGCCAAGAGACCAACACCGTTACCAACAATACAGTACCACCTATCGCCAGCAAGCTCTCTAAGACAGTGACCGATACCTCAGGGAAGACTGGGACGACGGGTAATGTTGAAGCTGGTAAGGATTATGCGTATACTTTGACGGCTGATATTACGGACAAATACACGATCAATAATATTGATATTAGTGATCCATTGGCCGCAGTCCAAGAGTACAAAGGAGCGACTGTTACTAGCGATGGTAAAGATGTGACGTCGGACGGGACACTGGCTTTTGATAAGGCGACGAATACCGTTGATTGGAAGGCAAAGAGTCCTAAAGATTTCAGCGGGAAGGAGCTATCAATGAAGATCACTGTACAGCTTAAAAAAGATGCTGATTTAAGCAAGTATATTGGTTCAGATGGCAAGATTAGTATTCCTAATGTCGCCACGTTGGACGTTGATGGATCAAAGACACCATCAAATCCAACCTCTGTAACGCCACCAACAGTCAAACCAACTGCACACAAGTTTGTCCAATTGACCGGTGATACACCAACGGCCGCGGCAGCGTCTGATAACGCGAGTGAGTCAAAGAATACAAATTCATCGTCAGATAAAACTAGTGGATCAGATAACAATTCAATTTCAACTTCATCTTCAAAGGACAGCGACGATAGTCAATCGACATCGACAAGTTCAAACAAGAATGATAGCGCTAGTTCTGATACTTCTAGCTCAACGAAAACGTCTAATTGA
- a CDS encoding type II toxin-antitoxin system PemK/MazF family toxin — protein MFGNKNEIAPKQGDLIWIDAEPHAGHEYGGHDKEKHNIRRPMLVISSDLYNQRTGMIVGFPITSKVPSGFPGALKIESNKVHGYAILTNLLGYDYSARSSEVVDHLSKALRFKALEAVKDIFDIFD, from the coding sequence ATGTTTGGGAATAAAAATGAAATAGCGCCAAAACAGGGAGATTTAATTTGGATTGATGCGGAACCCCATGCCGGTCATGAGTATGGAGGGCATGATAAGGAAAAGCATAATATTCGACGGCCAATGTTGGTGATTAGTTCCGACCTTTATAATCAGAGAACTGGCATGATTGTAGGATTCCCTATTACATCTAAGGTTCCCAGTGGTTTTCCAGGGGCGTTAAAAATTGAGAGTAATAAGGTTCATGGATATGCCATTCTAACGAATTTGTTGGGCTATGATTATAGTGCTCGTTCCAGTGAGGTTGTTGATCATCTGAGTAAAGCTTTGAGGTTCAAGGCTTTGGAAGCAGTCAAAGACATTTTTGATATTTTCGATTGA
- a CDS encoding VirD4-like conjugal transfer protein, CD1115 family produces MRKNGSGRNRRKMASGPWWAASPFLTWSGLAGLLVVLRIMLNVIVVYGWSLFIWVRSMMLLLLKQQPDFVNFVNLMHWHPLISLTDWHAPLFLGLAPFAIFGWWGYGVTVIVLAIYLNMVRRVIMTTVSFNGKEHGAESFATTHEIKQTYKLIPDRVSSFPGVGGMPVSHVGNLAMMPQTWVMNRAKSKRILGFKTVANLMRKTVIHNFQYSDYPLGKYAIDTATDNSLIVGGTRSGKGQMTVLPLIDILSRAEEQSSMIINDPKQELYGQMYRTLKKRNYHVELLNMSDTSRSMSYNPLSVIISYAQEKNWDDVQNEVERLSTSIYVKGDGQQSGGTEAFFNTSAANLLNSIILALIDLANRHSDDPKSWDRVTLHNAYKMLSDLGSQEITIMTNGRPTGQTTELVEYFDGLRELNAAHPDSEGRQVREMAYTAFAQSKLSGSETAGSIYSTMMEGLKIYQQNDIARLTSLNSFDINQIGFPRIIYFNLPHQFRNGRVEVSIYTEEGQGGQLIESKRRNVNSVGAVAYPIKSLLNGKFKIAIKASDAYQRTATQFEVLGKTIHRFRQPKSAEVLQASEALFNLNLEYSEQPTAIFMITPPDNPSYNQIVTFFIDQTWNFLNKMAANTQERKTYVRVHNIIDEFANVPKIPNMTTKVSYGLGQNLLFDIFIQSLSQLEIQYTKNEAETIRSNCANTIYILSNEVKTVKEMSEALGQTTIMSTQHKRHSDLIGNTADGYGDGNSTGVDVMSAAEIMRLPRGSSIVLRTTRDTKTGKMIRNNPIYNHGRTKMPYSWTFLKQTLSTDGAADIDYIGAHQGLDLTENGYDFSAEYHALADGSQPTTDAADVVPSATTEANSPASDQQVGTVKLLGKMQDEISGLSDEELLQFGKQLYNKTQADQDYHDQLDSDDSLDLLQQYSGDKQVDNLREFLTDRWEQLIP; encoded by the coding sequence TTGCGAAAAAATGGGTCAGGTAGAAACAGAAGAAAGATGGCGTCAGGCCCTTGGTGGGCGGCGTCACCTTTTTTAACTTGGTCTGGGCTGGCAGGTTTACTAGTCGTTTTACGGATCATGTTAAATGTGATCGTGGTTTATGGTTGGTCGTTGTTCATTTGGGTAAGGTCTATGATGCTCTTGCTGCTTAAGCAACAGCCTGATTTTGTGAACTTCGTCAATTTAATGCATTGGCACCCGTTAATATCACTTACAGATTGGCACGCACCGCTATTCTTAGGGCTGGCTCCGTTTGCGATCTTTGGTTGGTGGGGTTATGGCGTCACGGTTATTGTGTTAGCTATTTACTTGAATATGGTTCGCCGTGTAATCATGACCACGGTGTCTTTCAATGGTAAGGAGCATGGGGCCGAGTCCTTTGCGACAACCCATGAAATTAAGCAAACCTATAAACTAATCCCGGATCGAGTTAGCAGCTTTCCGGGCGTTGGCGGTATGCCGGTTTCACACGTGGGTAATTTAGCCATGATGCCACAAACCTGGGTCATGAATCGGGCCAAGTCTAAACGCATACTAGGGTTCAAAACAGTGGCTAATTTAATGCGAAAGACGGTTATTCATAATTTTCAGTATTCCGATTATCCATTGGGAAAATATGCGATCGATACTGCGACCGATAATTCATTGATTGTTGGGGGCACCCGATCAGGTAAGGGGCAAATGACGGTTTTACCGCTAATTGATATTTTGTCGCGAGCTGAGGAACAGTCCTCAATGATTATCAATGATCCGAAGCAAGAACTTTATGGACAAATGTACCGAACGTTAAAGAAGCGTAACTATCATGTCGAATTGCTTAATATGTCCGACACGTCGCGATCGATGAGCTATAATCCGTTAAGCGTTATCATAAGCTATGCGCAGGAGAAAAACTGGGACGATGTGCAAAATGAAGTTGAGCGATTGTCGACGAGTATTTATGTCAAAGGTGACGGCCAACAAAGTGGCGGAACCGAGGCATTCTTCAACACTAGTGCGGCGAACTTACTGAATTCTATTATTCTTGCCTTGATTGACCTGGCAAACCGACACAGTGATGATCCTAAGAGCTGGGATCGCGTGACCTTGCATAATGCTTATAAGATGTTGTCAGATTTGGGCAGCCAAGAAATAACGATTATGACGAATGGGCGACCAACAGGTCAGACAACGGAATTAGTCGAGTATTTTGATGGCTTACGGGAGTTGAATGCAGCTCACCCGGACAGTGAGGGACGCCAGGTTCGTGAGATGGCTTATACCGCGTTCGCCCAAAGCAAGCTGTCAGGTAGTGAAACGGCTGGGTCGATATATTCAACGATGATGGAAGGACTCAAGATTTATCAACAAAACGATATTGCCCGTTTGACCTCGCTTAATTCATTTGATATTAACCAAATTGGTTTCCCCCGAATTATCTACTTCAATTTGCCGCATCAATTCCGAAATGGTCGCGTCGAGGTTTCGATTTATACGGAAGAAGGTCAAGGGGGTCAACTGATCGAGTCCAAACGGCGCAATGTTAACTCAGTGGGAGCCGTTGCTTATCCCATTAAGAGCCTTTTGAATGGCAAGTTCAAAATTGCGATCAAAGCCAGTGATGCTTACCAGCGGACGGCGACGCAATTTGAAGTGCTGGGAAAAACGATTCACCGATTCCGGCAACCTAAGAGTGCCGAGGTTCTCCAAGCCAGTGAGGCGTTGTTCAATCTAAATTTAGAGTATTCGGAGCAACCAACGGCAATCTTCATGATCACCCCCCCGGATAACCCTAGTTATAATCAGATTGTGACCTTTTTTATTGACCAGACCTGGAATTTTCTAAATAAAATGGCGGCCAATACGCAGGAACGTAAGACCTATGTTCGTGTGCATAATATTATTGATGAGTTCGCTAATGTTCCGAAGATTCCGAACATGACAACCAAGGTTTCTTATGGACTAGGTCAAAACTTGTTGTTTGATATTTTTATTCAAAGTCTGTCACAGTTAGAGATTCAGTATACAAAAAATGAAGCTGAAACGATTCGAAGTAACTGTGCCAATACAATTTACATTCTGAGTAATGAAGTAAAAACCGTTAAGGAAATGTCGGAAGCATTAGGTCAGACCACCATTATGAGCACCCAACATAAGCGCCATAGTGATTTAATTGGGAATACGGCGGATGGCTATGGTGACGGTAATTCTACGGGCGTTGATGTCATGTCCGCAGCTGAGATTATGCGGCTGCCGCGCGGATCGTCGATTGTGTTACGGACGACACGGGACACCAAGACTGGTAAGATGATCCGTAATAACCCCATCTACAATCATGGACGTACGAAGATGCCATACTCCTGGACGTTCTTAAAACAGACACTGAGTACCGATGGTGCAGCTGATATTGATTATATTGGTGCGCATCAGGGGCTGGATTTGACAGAAAATGGATATGATTTTTCAGCTGAATACCATGCTTTGGCAGATGGTAGCCAACCAACGACTGATGCAGCTGATGTTGTACCATCGGCGACAACTGAAGCGAACTCACCAGCAAGTGACCAACAAGTGGGTACAGTTAAGCTGTTAGGCAAAATGCAAGATGAGATAAGCGGACTAAGTGATGAAGAGCTTCTACAGTTTGGCAAACAACTGTATAATAAAACGCAAGCAGATCAAGACTATCATGATCAACTTGATTCCGATGATAGTCTTGATCTGCTTCAACAGTATTCGGGTGATAAACAAGTCGATAATTTACGCGAATTTTTGACAGACCGTTGGGAGCAGTTGATCCCGTGA
- a CDS encoding isopeptide-forming domain-containing fimbrial protein: MKNQFKKRNKQLLTAATLMLLTVPCVAPTVAHAASTDTSSSVSSSNASNESSSTSTSSNSTSSDSTDSSSKDGSSSIASDATSSTTTATYGQTKEVKVGDTVVWHSIFTPGNTTSTDNMKDLTFTDPLNASLTYVSAKVYQVKELNGDNNPTKFGADITDKGTLNFDKATNTVNWTPKTPSDFFYSASNDNSTIDLMVTTKVKEGTKNGSTIPNTAGMTLGGKHYQTETPKVSVTAHPDKPVTPKPTKKDPSTPSNAPTAKKVTAPDKTIASGNLAKTGVRLAQSHPIIAGLIIASVMGGLGTWGYKAWKKRSIH; the protein is encoded by the coding sequence ATGAAAAATCAATTTAAGAAAAGAAATAAGCAACTATTAACGGCGGCAACCTTAATGTTGTTGACGGTCCCGTGTGTCGCCCCGACTGTTGCCCACGCCGCTTCAACAGATACCTCTAGTAGTGTTTCGTCTTCGAACGCGTCTAATGAGAGTTCCAGTACCTCTACTTCTAGCAATAGTACGAGTAGTGATAGCACTGATTCATCGAGTAAAGATGGTTCATCGAGCATTGCCTCAGATGCTACGTCTAGTACAACAACGGCCACTTATGGACAAACAAAAGAGGTCAAGGTTGGGGACACAGTGGTTTGGCATTCGATCTTTACACCAGGGAACACGACTAGTACGGATAATATGAAAGATCTAACCTTCACAGACCCGTTAAACGCGAGTTTAACGTATGTTAGTGCCAAGGTTTATCAGGTTAAGGAACTCAATGGTGACAACAATCCCACGAAATTTGGGGCAGACATTACTGACAAAGGGACGCTTAATTTTGATAAGGCGACGAATACCGTTAACTGGACACCTAAAACGCCAAGTGATTTCTTTTATAGCGCGTCAAATGACAACTCAACGATCGACCTCATGGTCACTACTAAGGTTAAGGAAGGGACCAAGAATGGGAGTACGATTCCCAACACAGCGGGTATGACGCTTGGTGGTAAACACTATCAAACTGAGACGCCTAAGGTATCGGTAACGGCTCACCCAGATAAACCAGTGACGCCTAAACCGACCAAAAAGGACCCATCTACGCCAAGTAATGCCCCAACGGCTAAAAAAGTCACAGCACCAGATAAGACGATTGCGTCAGGTAATCTAGCCAAAACTGGGGTTAGATTAGCGCAGTCACACCCGATTATTGCCGGGCTAATTATTGCCAGTGTTATGGGTGGACTTGGAACCTGGGGGTATAAAGCATGGAAGAAACGATCAATTCACTAG
- a CDS encoding MarR family winged helix-turn-helix transcriptional regulator, which produces MAHKIDFSSIVKMQSYAKHFTTATVAHSGVTVNEFYTLTIINDYSPCTWVDLLREFSQATLAATTHSLRSRLSRVVKQLEQRGLVQRHQSQIDRRCQELSLTKVGEETLTQVEQEMAAAVGLYKATVDDVFPVNQRENRKE; this is translated from the coding sequence ATGGCACATAAGATTGACTTTTCCTCGATTGTAAAGATGCAAAGCTATGCTAAGCACTTTACGACAGCTACGGTGGCACATAGTGGAGTCACGGTTAACGAATTTTATACCCTGACTATCATTAATGATTACTCACCATGTACTTGGGTTGATCTCTTACGAGAATTTAGCCAGGCAACGTTGGCCGCGACAACACATAGCTTACGATCGCGTTTGTCGCGAGTGGTTAAACAGTTGGAGCAACGAGGATTGGTGCAACGTCACCAGTCTCAAATTGACCGCCGTTGTCAGGAGTTAAGCCTGACTAAGGTTGGTGAAGAAACTTTAACTCAAGTTGAGCAAGAGATGGCAGCAGCGGTTGGTCTTTATAAGGCAACGGTTGATGATGTTTTTCCTGTGAATCAACGAGAAAATAGAAAGGAGTGA